The Diospyros lotus cultivar Yz01 chromosome 15, ASM1463336v1, whole genome shotgun sequence genome has a window encoding:
- the LOC127792654 gene encoding bidirectional sugar transporter SWEET2 isoform X1 translates to MFSLALAFSFTLWKDAAGIAGNILAFGLFVSPIPTFRRIIRNRSTEQFSALPYIYALLNCLLSAWYGTPLVSSDNILVTTVNSVGAIFQLTYLGLFITHAEKGKKVRMFGLMMAVFCLFGIVVAGSLQISDHDIRRIVIGFLSSASLISMFASPLFIINLVIRTRSVEFMPFYLSLSTFLMSAAFFLYGIFNFDPFIYVPNGIGTVLGVVQLSLYFYIKNTTRADFREPLIVSYI, encoded by the exons ATGTTTTCCTTGGCTTTAGCCTTCTCCTTTACTCTCTGGAAAGATGCAGCTGGAATCGCTG GGAACATCCTTGCTTTTGGACTATTTGTCTCACCAAT ACCGACATTTAGAAGAATTATCAGAAACAGGTCAACTGAACAGTTCTCGGCGCTGCCATACATATATGCCCTCTTGAACTGCTTGCTATCTGCCTGGTATGGCACACCTTTAGTATCTTCTGATAACATATTGGTTACCACTGTCAATTCAGTCGGTGCAATATTTCAACTTACCTACCTGGGCCTATTCATAACTCATGCtgagaaaggaaaaaag GTGAGGATGTTTGGGTTGATGATGGCAGTTTTCTGCCTATTTGGAATTGTTGTAGCTGGGAGCTTGCAAATAAGTGACCATGACATACGCCGAATTGTCATTGGGTTTCTTAGCAGTGCTTCTCTAATATCAATGTTTGCTTCTCCCTTGTTCATAATT AATTTGGTGATCCGAACAAGGAGTGTTGAATTCATGCCATTTTATCTTTCCCTCTCAACCTTCTTGATGAGCGCAGCTTTCTTCTTGTatggaatttttaattttgatcccTTCATATAT gTCCCCAATGGAATTGGAACAGTTCTGGGGGTTGTGCAATTGTCGTTGtacttttacataaaaaatacaacTCGAGCAGACTTCAGAGAACCTTTGATAGTATCATACATTTGA
- the LOC127792654 gene encoding bidirectional sugar transporter SWEET2 isoform X2: protein MPGDRHQYLIKRGKRKGNILAFGLFVSPIPTFRRIIRNRSTEQFSALPYIYALLNCLLSAWYGTPLVSSDNILVTTVNSVGAIFQLTYLGLFITHAEKGKKVRMFGLMMAVFCLFGIVVAGSLQISDHDIRRIVIGFLSSASLISMFASPLFIINLVIRTRSVEFMPFYLSLSTFLMSAAFFLYGIFNFDPFIYVPNGIGTVLGVVQLSLYFYIKNTTRADFREPLIVSYI, encoded by the exons ATGCCAGGCGATAGGCATCAATATCTGATAAAAAGGGGGAAGAGAAAAG GGAACATCCTTGCTTTTGGACTATTTGTCTCACCAAT ACCGACATTTAGAAGAATTATCAGAAACAGGTCAACTGAACAGTTCTCGGCGCTGCCATACATATATGCCCTCTTGAACTGCTTGCTATCTGCCTGGTATGGCACACCTTTAGTATCTTCTGATAACATATTGGTTACCACTGTCAATTCAGTCGGTGCAATATTTCAACTTACCTACCTGGGCCTATTCATAACTCATGCtgagaaaggaaaaaag GTGAGGATGTTTGGGTTGATGATGGCAGTTTTCTGCCTATTTGGAATTGTTGTAGCTGGGAGCTTGCAAATAAGTGACCATGACATACGCCGAATTGTCATTGGGTTTCTTAGCAGTGCTTCTCTAATATCAATGTTTGCTTCTCCCTTGTTCATAATT AATTTGGTGATCCGAACAAGGAGTGTTGAATTCATGCCATTTTATCTTTCCCTCTCAACCTTCTTGATGAGCGCAGCTTTCTTCTTGTatggaatttttaattttgatcccTTCATATAT gTCCCCAATGGAATTGGAACAGTTCTGGGGGTTGTGCAATTGTCGTTGtacttttacataaaaaatacaacTCGAGCAGACTTCAGAGAACCTTTGATAGTATCATACATTTGA